From a region of the Brevibacterium siliguriense genome:
- a CDS encoding acyl-CoA thioesterase, which produces MTDEASTAAEANVATLHEILDLRRLEFTAASSETDFFIGHSQYKPDGRVFGGQVLAQCVVAAAATLSSDRLIHSLHGYFLRAGDVSEPIEFGVERLRDGRSFSARRVHAYQKGAPILSLSASFQDDQPGLNHAEQMPTDLPAPEDCPELLDYIADEDSPLVSDWLKKRPFEVRPVEPSLHTSGVSDSSITEQHSWFRASATFGDDPVLNAAALAYASDFNLLEPVLRHHELTWRTPGLRVASLDHAMWWHHRVRVDEWMLYVQESPAAQGGRGLGYGRIFAQDGTLLATVAQEGMVRVKEVQ; this is translated from the coding sequence ATGACCGACGAAGCATCCACCGCAGCGGAGGCGAACGTAGCGACGTTGCACGAGATCCTCGATCTGCGCAGGCTCGAGTTCACCGCAGCTTCCAGCGAAACGGATTTCTTCATCGGACACAGCCAATACAAGCCTGACGGTCGGGTCTTCGGCGGACAGGTGCTCGCGCAGTGTGTCGTAGCGGCTGCGGCCACTCTTTCCAGCGACCGGCTGATCCATTCGCTCCATGGGTACTTCCTGCGGGCCGGCGATGTCAGCGAACCCATCGAGTTCGGAGTCGAGCGGCTGCGCGACGGCCGTTCGTTCTCTGCCCGTCGAGTTCATGCCTATCAGAAGGGAGCGCCGATACTGTCGCTGAGCGCTTCCTTCCAAGACGATCAGCCCGGGCTCAACCATGCCGAGCAGATGCCGACCGATCTGCCGGCGCCCGAGGACTGCCCGGAGCTGCTCGACTACATCGCCGACGAGGATTCTCCGCTCGTCAGCGATTGGCTGAAGAAGCGTCCTTTCGAGGTCCGGCCTGTCGAGCCGTCGCTGCACACGTCCGGCGTCTCCGACTCCTCCATCACCGAGCAGCATTCCTGGTTCCGTGCCAGCGCGACGTTCGGCGACGATCCCGTACTCAACGCCGCTGCTCTGGCCTACGCCAGTGACTTCAATCTGCTCGAACCGGTGCTGCGCCACCACGAACTGACCTGGCGTACACCGGGTCTGCGCGTGGCCAGCCTCGACCATGCCATGTGGTGGCACCACCGCGTGCGCGTCGACGAGTGGATGCTCTATGTGCAGGAATCCCCTGCGGCGCAGGGCGGCCGTGGGCTCGGCTACGGGCGCATCTTCGCTCAGGACGGGACCCTGCTGGCTACTGTGGCCCAAGAAGGTATGGTCCGGGTCAAGGAGGTTCAGTGA
- the ettA gene encoding energy-dependent translational throttle protein EttA codes for MAEFIYTMHKARKAHGDKVILDDVSMSFYPGAKIGMVGPNGAGKSTILKIMAGIEQPSNGEARLSPGYSVGILMQEPPLNEEKTVLGNVEEGVGEIKAKLDRFNAISEEMANPDADFDALMDEMGKLQEAIDAADAWDLDSQLEQAMDALRCPPPDADVSVLSGGERRRVALCKLLLEKPDLLLLDEPTNHLDAESVLWLEQHLQSYPGAVIAITHDRYFLDHVAEWIAEVDRGHLYPYEGNYSTYLEKKQERLQVQGKKDAKLAKRLKDELEWVRSNPKAKQTKSKARLARYEEMAAEAEKTQKLDFEEIQIPAGPRLGDVVIEADKIEKGFDGRKLIDGLSFSLPRNGIVGVIGPNGVGKSTLFKTIVGMEELDGGNLKVGDTVKISYVDQSRGGIDPDKNLWEVVSDGLDFIQVGKVEMPSRAYVSAFGFKGPDQQKKAGVLSGGERNRLNLALTLKQGGNLLLLDEPTNDLDVETLGSLENALLEFPGCAVVVSHDRWFLDRVATHILAWEGTEENPANWYWFEGNFEAYEKNKVERLGEDAARPHRVTHRRLTRD; via the coding sequence ATGGCCGAATTCATCTACACCATGCACAAGGCGCGCAAAGCGCACGGTGACAAAGTCATCCTCGACGATGTATCGATGTCGTTCTACCCCGGAGCGAAGATCGGTATGGTCGGCCCCAACGGCGCCGGCAAATCAACGATTCTGAAGATCATGGCGGGAATCGAGCAGCCCTCAAACGGCGAAGCTCGACTCAGCCCCGGGTACTCTGTGGGCATCCTCATGCAGGAACCGCCCCTGAACGAAGAGAAGACCGTGCTCGGCAACGTCGAAGAAGGCGTCGGCGAGATCAAGGCGAAGCTCGACCGCTTCAATGCCATCTCCGAGGAGATGGCGAACCCCGATGCGGACTTCGACGCCCTGATGGACGAAATGGGCAAGCTGCAGGAGGCCATCGACGCCGCCGACGCCTGGGATCTCGACTCCCAGCTCGAGCAGGCGATGGATGCGCTGCGTTGCCCGCCGCCGGACGCGGACGTCTCCGTGCTCTCCGGTGGTGAACGTCGCCGCGTGGCGCTGTGCAAGCTTCTGCTCGAGAAGCCCGATCTGCTGCTGCTCGATGAGCCGACCAACCACCTCGACGCGGAATCGGTGCTGTGGCTCGAGCAGCACCTGCAGAGCTACCCCGGCGCAGTCATCGCGATCACGCACGATAGGTACTTCCTCGACCATGTGGCCGAATGGATCGCCGAAGTCGACCGCGGTCACCTCTACCCCTATGAGGGCAACTACTCGACCTACCTCGAGAAGAAGCAGGAACGCCTCCAGGTCCAGGGCAAGAAGGACGCGAAGCTGGCCAAGCGGCTCAAGGACGAACTCGAATGGGTCCGTTCGAACCCCAAGGCGAAGCAGACGAAGTCGAAGGCCCGTCTGGCTCGCTATGAGGAGATGGCAGCCGAAGCAGAGAAGACGCAGAAGCTCGACTTCGAAGAGATCCAGATTCCTGCTGGCCCCCGACTCGGTGATGTCGTAATCGAAGCGGACAAGATCGAAAAGGGCTTCGATGGGCGGAAACTCATCGATGGTCTGAGCTTCTCCCTGCCGCGCAACGGAATCGTCGGCGTCATCGGACCCAATGGCGTCGGCAAGTCGACGCTGTTCAAGACCATCGTCGGCATGGAAGAGCTCGACGGAGGAAACCTCAAGGTCGGCGACACCGTGAAGATCTCCTATGTGGATCAGTCCCGCGGCGGAATCGACCCGGACAAGAACCTCTGGGAAGTCGTCTCCGACGGACTCGACTTCATCCAGGTCGGCAAGGTTGAGATGCCCTCCCGTGCCTATGTCTCGGCGTTCGGATTCAAGGGCCCGGATCAGCAGAAGAAAGCCGGAGTGCTCTCCGGCGGCGAACGCAACCGCCTCAACCTTGCGCTCACGCTCAAGCAGGGTGGAAACCTGCTGCTGCTCGATGAGCCGACGAACGACCTCGACGTCGAGACCCTCGGCTCCCTGGAGAACGCTCTGCTCGAGTTCCCCGGATGTGCCGTGGTCGTCTCGCACGATCGTTGGTTCCTGGACCGTGTGGCCACGCACATCCTCGCTTGGGAAGGCACCGAGGAGAACCCGGCGAATTGGTACTGGTTCGAAGGCAACTTCGAGGCCTACGAGAAGAACAAGGTCGAACGACTCGGCGAAGACGCGGCCCGTCCGCATCGAGTCACACACCGTCGACTCACCCGAGACTGA
- a CDS encoding DUF6993 domain-containing protein, translating to MRLVPVLGAAALTLALSGCSLLGFGADDSQPEPKQTQAKPVAEVDKVLKALKPLTGDKESVPSTKKFFSTMVDAGYDPEQLEATIDESPLGNEVPSKMFGVKTDKGCVVGEIRKGKAAADLVEPTESTGSCLFGEVERPKGVKAPKGEKRDEDGDSNGAGHMPGEDINGKDGETESPTPSEADSESSSIGEAEGSASSEGAEGTDSSEGTAGTSGETSSEGGSGATSSEADTSDEAPSLGGG from the coding sequence ATGCGTCTCGTTCCTGTGCTGGGTGCTGCAGCACTGACTCTGGCATTGTCGGGCTGTTCACTTCTCGGCTTCGGTGCCGATGACTCTCAGCCCGAGCCCAAGCAGACCCAGGCGAAGCCCGTCGCCGAAGTCGACAAGGTGCTCAAGGCACTCAAACCGCTGACCGGAGACAAAGAGTCGGTGCCGTCGACGAAGAAGTTCTTCTCAACGATGGTCGACGCCGGATATGATCCCGAGCAGCTCGAGGCGACGATCGACGAATCGCCGCTGGGCAATGAGGTCCCTTCGAAGATGTTCGGGGTCAAGACCGACAAAGGCTGCGTCGTCGGAGAGATCCGGAAGGGGAAAGCCGCTGCCGACCTCGTAGAGCCCACGGAGTCGACGGGCTCCTGTCTGTTCGGCGAGGTCGAACGGCCGAAGGGCGTCAAAGCCCCTAAGGGCGAGAAGCGCGACGAAGACGGCGACTCGAACGGTGCCGGCCACATGCCCGGTGAGGACATCAACGGCAAAGACGGTGAGACTGAGAGCCCCACGCCGAGTGAAGCCGACTCCGAATCTTCTAGCATCGGGGAAGCGGAAGGTTCTGCGAGCTCGGAAGGAGCCGAAGGCACCGACAGTTCTGAGGGCACCGCGGGCACATCCGGGGAGACTTCGAGCGAAGGCGGATCCGGCGCGACCTCGAGTGAGGCCGACACGTCAGATGAAGCCCCGTCACTCGGCGGCGGCTGA
- a CDS encoding single-stranded DNA-binding protein, translating to MSAIPITVTGTIATEPSARTLPSGRACASFRLAVNHWRVDKNTGEFVTDGTSWFGVDCYGELASNSAMSLSTGAAVIVSGSLRNREWTTEERSGISPTVIAEHIGPDLRYGTAHYKRAKASERSQSVSGQANTESSGSNDTVWDVLSPVESSPGAGDGEGDAEVSRSAATGADSAAYTYSDDEQTTESGGSADRDSNVDSGISVGTGSDADGAEDPIARETAKAAAPF from the coding sequence ATGTCCGCAATCCCGATCACCGTCACCGGTACCATCGCCACAGAGCCGAGCGCGCGCACGCTGCCGTCCGGACGAGCCTGCGCCTCGTTCAGGCTCGCTGTGAATCATTGGAGAGTCGACAAGAACACAGGCGAGTTCGTCACAGACGGCACCTCGTGGTTCGGCGTCGACTGCTACGGCGAATTGGCGAGCAACTCTGCGATGTCACTGAGCACCGGAGCCGCGGTGATAGTGTCAGGCAGTCTGAGAAACCGCGAATGGACCACCGAGGAGCGAAGCGGAATCTCGCCGACGGTGATCGCGGAGCATATCGGCCCTGATCTGCGATACGGAACCGCTCACTACAAGCGAGCCAAGGCATCCGAGCGCTCACAGTCAGTCTCCGGACAGGCGAATACCGAGTCATCTGGATCGAATGACACAGTCTGGGACGTCTTGAGCCCCGTCGAATCATCACCGGGAGCCGGCGATGGTGAGGGAGACGCTGAGGTGTCGCGGTCAGCTGCGACAGGAGCTGACAGCGCGGCATACACATATTCGGACGACGAGCAAACTACCGAATCCGGAGGCAGCGCCGATCGTGACAGCAACGTCGATTCCGGGATCAGCGTCGGAACCGGCAGCGACGCCGACGGCGCAGAGGATCCGATCGCACGTGAGACAGCGAAAGCCGCAGCGCCGTTCTGA